Within Phaenicophaeus curvirostris isolate KB17595 chromosome 7, BPBGC_Pcur_1.0, whole genome shotgun sequence, the genomic segment ACACAGATGGACAGACACCACGACTGAGAGATGGGGTCACGCTTCCCCCAGGATGCAGGAACACAAGGACACCATCCCCAGCCTGATCTGGCCACAGGGCTCTGCATTAAACAGTACTTTTTTCTGACATGGTTTCTTCCACTGTAGTGAGCTGGGGTCCTGTTAGGAGAAAGGGTTCTGGCACTGCTCTATCCAGCCCAAGGTCCCTGGGGAGCCCAGCCCTCGGGGTCCCCCCTCGCCCCTGCTCCCTGGCGCAGCCCCCAACCCTGCACACCAGGCTCCGAAAGGCTCTTTACTGTGTGGCCGTGGCCTCAGCAGCGTTTGGCACATTTACAAAAGAGACTGAAAAGGGGGACGGCGGCGCTGCAGGGACTGGGTTGCCTGGCAGAAACATGCAGTTcctggggcagcagggctggccgGGCTGGGCTGAAGGGGGGCTACCAAAGCAGGGGGAGACCCCCGTCCAGTCTCGCTGCCACCCTGCCTGCCTGGCTGTGGGGAAGTCCTGGCTCACTCCGTAATAAATTAATACAAATCACAGCAAGAGTAATATATACAAGGCGGGAGCCTCTGCCCGCAGTGGTGCTCTGGGCAGGGGCTCCTGCCCTACCCTGCCTCGGCTGGAGGCTCGGCCcgaccccagttccctcccaccCCCCGGCCACTATAAAATCCAGTCGCCAGCAAAACAGCGACGGCCTCTGATACCATGGGGGTCCCCACGTCCCTGAGGCAGCCCAGCCTCTGCCCAAAGGCTGGATCCAGTATCCCATCTCCCATCAAAACATTCTGGGGAGATGCACGTGGCATCACCCCAGGGTAGCATCCTCACAGGAACCACCTGGCCCTGGCAGCCTCAGCCCCAGGGCCACCCCCATCCAGCTTTGGAAAAGACGGGGAGGCAAGCCACTCTGCGGGACAGGGAGTGTCCAGGGCAGGGGAAGCTTCTGAGGAGGCAGGTTTTGGGAAGCActgcctggaagctgctctcaggGCCAGAGTGGGACAGGGCATACATGCTCGGGGGAATCCCtgggtgggacaagggctgatgGACCTGCTCTTAGAGGAAGGGAGGTGGGGCACAGGCACTTGGGGAGTCGCTGGGGTTTTGTGATGGGAGCACGCGCAGGGAACTGCTCGCAGGAAAATGGGAGCTCAAACATGGGGAGGGAGATGTAGGGATGCAGAATGAGCATGTCCAGGCCATGGGGAAACACACAACAGCAGGGGCTCAGGGATGCCCTGCGCCAGCAGAGCCGCTTGCACCATGCGTCTGTGGGTGCCGGTGTCCCCGGTCCTTCGGCTAAGCACCTGCTGGAGggctcccccagcacctccgGGCTCCACAGGCAGCTGAGGCTTGCCCAGCCAAGTCCCACATGTCCCAGGGAAGGGTTGCCATCCGCAGCCCTGAGGCACAGATGGCCGCCCAAGGCCAAGGGCACAGCCCTGCCTGTCCCAGAGGGTCTGCCAGAGCAGGCTGGGGTGCTGGTGTTGCTCGAGGTCACTGGGTTGGCTTACACCCGCACGGCGGGGCCGGAGCCCGTGGTGAGGGGCACGGTGGAGCTGCAGTCATAGTCCAGGTCCACCACGGCATGCGTGCTGGCAATGAGGCTGTTCAGGGCCGGCCCCGTCTGCCGCTCTCGGAAACTCTGGATGTAGCTCTGCTTGGGAGAGGGGAGACAGAAAGTGAAGGGGGGCCTGCTCCCGGCGCACTCCATCCCACTCCATCCCACCCTAAGCTCTGCAGCAGTCCCCCAGAAGCAGCCCTGTGCAATCCCACACGCTCCAGCACTCAGGCCCTCTGGGGGCTGGTGACAGCAGGGTGCACAGCCCTGTTCCTTCCCCGGGCCCATGCTTTTCCCTGTTCCTTCCCTGGACACATGCTTCGCCCCTTGCCCACGACCTGTTTCTACTGCAGCTGCAGCGCTTTTGGCCACTAGTTTATATTTGGTTGCAAAGGCTCAAGTGCTTTATGGTGGGCACgtcccagctcagccccagctgAAGTGCCCAGCCCCCAGGATGTCTCAACCTTGTTCCTCAAGAAGCCCAGATGCTGGCTGGACCCAGGCacccctcccctctctgctccccagcctgCCCGCATGGAGAAAGAAGGACCGTGTGGAGGCCGGAGGGGATCTGTACCCTGGGTGCGGGACTCACAGGGGAGAGCACGTCCCCATCGAAGCGGCGTACAGGGTTGGGCTTGCGGCGGTAGGCAGGCTCAGGTGGGTGGGCTTTGTGCTGGTGGGGCGGCGGATGGTGGGGTCTTcgcttcttcttcttctcctttcgGTCTTCCCGCTGCTTGATGCGCATCAGCTGTACGCGGCGCTGCTGCCGGCTGATGATCACTGCAGGGTAGAGAGGCCTGTGAGCTCCAGGGAGCACACTGAAACTCTCCTAGCACCCAAATCCTGCCCCAGCTTTGTACACCCAGGCCTCCCCTTGCTATGCCATGTCCCTTCTGAGTCCCGAAGTCCTTAGCTGTGCATGCAAACCAGGCACTGGGAAGCCTgaccctgctcccccagctcctgcatccACCCGACGCCGTATCTATGTCCTCTAGCTACTACGCACCTTCAGTGTGGGAGTAGCCTTCAGCTGTGaccttccactggaccaggaCACCCAGCGTGGTGAGGAGCGGCCAGATACCCAGGATGACCCAGCTGTACCAGCACACAGGGCGAGCAGGGGCCACCTTGATGCGCTCGTAGATGTACTGCACCAGGAGGAAGAGCTCAATGAAATAGTCAACGGTGACGGTCATGATGGCACTGCCGAAGACAGCAGTGGAGAGGGTGGTGAAGAAGCGCTGCCACTGTAGGGTGAGGACGGCAAAGAGCATCCCCACACCCAGGAGCAGCGCAATGGGGATCCACACCGTCGGCGGGTGGTAGAACTGCTCCATCACCACCAGGGTGGccactgccagcagcagccccaggagcagccCCACCATGAAGAGGCCAACACTGCGCACCAGCATAGTGACCAGCCCGCACAGGACCCCGATGCCCAGCCCGATGCCCACTGAGGCCTCCACGCTCAGCTGCGTGTCCAGCACCCGCTCCTTGTAGCACagcatgaagatgatgatggaGCCGAACATCAGCCCCGTCAGGAACATGACGGCCTTGAAGCAGCGGTAGCCTGTAGAGAGACCACAGCAGTCAGGTGGTGGATAGCCAGCAGCCCCCTGGCTGCTCCTGCCCTTCTCCCAGCTTGTCCCACCATCCGCTGGGCTTGCCAGACTCACCAAAGAAGCAGTAGATGATGCCAAAGAGGCAGCACATGGCGCACACCACTGAGGGTACCACCTGGTAGCGACGCTCAATTTCCTGCTGGCAGCTGTGCCCCCACTCCTGGCCCGGCTCATGCGGCAGCAGCTTGAACCGCAGCGTTTGCACAGTTGCAGTCATGGCTCTGGGGACTCCCGGGAGAGGCATCAAAATCTCTGCTCCTGCCCCATTGCTTGCTGGCAAAGCTGTGCCTCGGCACCTGCCCCAGCtggtgagagagagagagagagagagagagaagggacaTGGAGGCATTACTGGTGCACACTTGATGGCAATGCCTACTACTTGGCACCCAGCTGCGAAAAACCCACTTTGGGCCCTTGTGAcccaagtgggaaggaaggaagtggAAAAACAGCCTCATCCACCTCTGCCTGTGGGGGCACAGACTGAGTCACCCACAGACTGCTCGCAAGGATGCActgtccctggggagcctgtccACATCCCTGgggagctttgctgctgggacACAGCACTTTATGATTCGTCTGGAGCTTCAATTTCCTGCCCCTGGCTCTCCAACGCCCTTTCTCTGCCCGATTAAAGGGAGACTTCCACTACCTGGTATTTTCTGGCTGTGAAGTAATTATGCTTGGTAATTAAGTCACTCCTCAGTCTTCTATTTTTATAGGCTAAACAGATTGAGCTCTTAAAGCTTGTACTCCAAGGCATTTTCTCCGATCCTCTAATCATATTTCTGGCTACttttcctccctgctccagctcctaGTGTCCTTGTGAAAACAAAGAAGGCCCcgtgctggatccagccctcCCACGCCGACCCATGGGGCCGGAGGGGGACCAGCCCTGGCTGGTGCAGCTCCAAGGGCTCACCCGTAATGACATGGCCATGCTGGGACACTaagcaggcagctgccaggCCCCCCACAGCGCCTACACAGACGGAGGGGTCATAATCCCCCACAAAGTCTGATCCAGCTCCAGCTTAAACCTAATTACAGCAGCCGTCTGCCTGCTCCCACCTGGAGCTGGTGCCAGCATCCCTTTGCTCCCCTGGCACCTTTCTGGGCTCagttggttttggttgggtCTATTGTCACTGGCTGTCCCCATGCCAGCACCGGTCCTTCCAAGTGCCATGTTCGAGCAGTAAGCTCAGGATGGCTCACAAAACCAGACACCGGGAAGGGGCAGGGAAGAGGGCAGAGGCTGTAGTCACACTTTTCCATTGCCCCTCACATCGCTGCTGCCGGGAATGGGCTCCACCAGCACCTCCTTTCCTACCACcgtcctcctccctccctccagctggGGAAAGAAATATGAAGCAGGCCAAATCCCCCACGGAAGCTGAGTGTGGCGCCTAATCCTGAGGAAGCAGGCGGTCAGGGAGCGGGCAGCCGGGCGCTGGGCCCCTGCCCGCCCTGCCTGAGCCCCCAGGGAGATGCTAAGCAGGATTGGACTTTAACCGCGGAGCCGGGTGCGGTGTGCCAGCCCTGGCAGGGACAGGCGATGCTGTGAGGGGAGAAAGCGGGGCTCCGCTGGCCCGGCTGTGCCAAGGGGGCCAGGATGGGGTATGGCAGAGCCAGCTGGCATGGgtatggcatggcatggcatgggaTCAAGGAaatatagaatggtttgagttggaagggaccttaaagccaatccagttccaattccctgctgtgggcagggacatgtcccaccagactaggctgcccaaggactcatccagcccggccttgaacacctccagggatggggcagccacagcttccctgggcaacagtttcttcctaatgatGAATCTAAATCCTCCCCTCTCCAATTAAAGCAATTCCCTACCaccctgtcactccaggcccttgtaaaaagtccctccccagctttctcacaGGCCTCCTTCAGGGATGGAACAgcatgggaagggatgggatgggatggaaggggatgggatggaaagggatgggaagggatgggaaggggaaggggaaggggaaggggaagggaagggacagCCCGGCCGAGcgggcagagcagagggaggccGTGCTGTGGCGGGAGCCCCGGGCCGGGCTGCGGGCGGCTCGCGGCGCCCATTGGCGCGGGGACTGTTGCTAGGGGAGCCCCGCGCCCGCTCATTGGCGCCGGGACTCGCCGCCGCCCTCCCCCCCGCGCCGGGCTCCCCGGTGTCCCCGCCGCGCGGGCCCCGTTCCCccgcgggggtggggggggtgccGCGCTCGGACCCCCTCCCTTCTCACCCCCTGCCGGTCTCCCGGGCTCCGcgccggcggggcgggcgcggcgTTGCTAAGCGACGGCCGCAAGGGCCGCCGGGCCGCTCCGCCCCTCTCTTTGTTCGGggcgggggtcccgggggcgCCGCGCCGAGCCCcgcgcgcccgccccgccgccgcgccgcgcTCCCGGGGACGGTGGCGGGGGGGGGCCGCGGGACACCCGGCGCCCGAGCCCTTCCCCCGCGGGGCCCAGCGCGCCCACCTCCAAGCCCCGACCCCGCGCCGCTCCCGCCCCGCCGGCCCGCCACGTgccgcccccgcgccgccgcggccccgccccgcgcgctcCCACCTGCGCCGCcggccccgcggcggcggccccgcggCGCGCGGCGCTCCCGGCCCCCGCGCATGCCGGCGGTGCTGAGCGGACAGCTCCGCCGGGCGTCACCGCTGCGTCACCGCGCCGCCGGGGCGGGACGGGGGCGGTGCCGCGCGGCGGGAACTgagcggagggggcggggcctcggcgggagggggcggggcctagCTGGGAGGAATAGGCCTCGTGGGCAGGGGGCGTGGTCTTCTGaaaggggcggggcctcgccgtggggccgcggggccggggcctgGGAcgcgcggggagggggcgtggtctctaggggagggggcggggcccggGCAAGGATAATCGTATCCTGAGCTGCACCCAAGAAGCGCGGCCAGCGGGGCGAGGggggtgattctgcccctctattcctctcttgtgagacccctcGCCTGGAGTAATGTGCCCAGTTATGGAATCCTCAACGTTAAGagggatatggagctgttgaacGGGTCCAGAGGGGGCGCTACTAAGATGATCAGGGGTCTGaggcacctcctgtacaaggacaggctgggagagttggggttgttcagcctggagaagagaaggctccaaggagacgttatatcagccttccagtacctgaaggggctacaagaaagctggggaggggctgttcacaaaggcttgtagtgataggcctaggggcaatgggtataaacggAGAGGTGCAGAGTTAGCCTAGAcgtaagaagaatttcttcaccatgagaatagtgaggcactggcacaggctgctcagggaagctgtggctgccccatccctggaggtgttcaaggccaggttggatggggcttttggCAGCCTGATCCGtggggatgtgtccctgcccgtcacaggggggttggaactagatgatctttaagttcccttccaaccccaactgttctatgattctaagagttTGGCATCAGAGCCTGTCACGCTCGTCGGGGGTACCTATAGGGGCTGTCCACCCATCCCCCTGTGAGCGTTATGGTGGGTGGGAGGACATGGTGCTCAGCAGAGCTCCCTGGAGCTGGCACCTCCCGGCTGCGGCACCCAGAGACCCCCCAGGAAATCCTggcaaggaaaagcttcttgGCAGCGGCATTCATTCCCCtggcagccccttcccagcccctcgCCAAGAGGAGACAAAGGCGGGAGATGCAGCTGGCAGGGGGCTGCGAGGGGGCTGCCAGAGGAACGGCGCTGTGCCTGCGGCTGCTTCCCCTGCAGGATCTCCTGGGGCCGGGTGCAGGGGCCCAGAGCTCAGCTACTGCCCCGGagagccctggggagctgtttgCTCCATGCACAGCTTCATCTCCATTCGGTGCTCCTGAGCTCAAAGtcttatttctgaaaacaagagcaacaaagctggtgaaggggctggagaacaggccttatgaggagcggctgagagagctgggggtgtttagcctggagaagaggaggctgaggggacacctcattgctctctataactacctgaaaggaggttgtagagaggagggtgctggcctcttctcccaagtgacaggggacaggacaagagggaatggcctcaagctctgccaggggaggtttaggctggacattaggaaaaaattcttcacagaaagggtctttgggcactgtcagagtctgcccaggtaggtggttgattcaccttccctggaggtgtttagggcatgggtggacgaggtgctgagggacatggtttagtgtttgataggaatggttggactcgatgatccggtgggtctcttccaacctggtgattctatgattctatgattctatgacaactTCATTGCTCTGCCTGGTCTATCTTAATATAAGCTTGAGTCAACAGGGTCATTTCGGAAAGAAACATCCTGTAAAACCACCCAGATTTGAGTAAGGTGACCGATGTTCAGTATTCCAGCCCACAAAGGAAATCAAATACTTCTGTTTCTACCACGTTTCTCTCCACACAGAAAGCAGGCAACTTTGGTTGTTTATGATCACGCCTGCTTTTTGGCCTTTGTCCATGGAAAATCTTCGCTCATTTCTTACTTCTGCGTCTTTCCCCTTCTGGCAGCTCCTCATCCCATCGCGTTCCTTCTGTTTCCAGTTTTAATATGTTCTTCATTAAACTGCCGTCCACGTGACCGCCTTTGCCTATTGCTTGTGTTGGCCTATTCAGGAGAAAAAGGCCTGTGAAAATGAGCCAAGCTTGGATGATGGTCCCCTATCTCTGGGGCGGGGGATGCTGCCAACCGCTTCCTGATGAAAACAGGCTGCTTTGttccagaaaatgaaagagaCCCTGGAGCTGAGTGGCCTCCCGCATGCCCTCAGTGCCCTGCCATGCTCTGCAGCCTCTGGCATTC encodes:
- the TMEM198 gene encoding transmembrane protein 198 isoform X1, yielding MPLPGVPRAMTATVQTLRFKLLPHEPGQEWGHSCQQEIERRYQVVPSVVCAMCCLFGIIYCFFGYRCFKAVMFLTGLMFGSIIIFMLCYKERVLDTQLSVEASVGIGLGIGVLCGLVTMLVRSVGLFMVGLLLGLLLAVATLVVMEQFYHPPTVWIPIALLLGVGMLFAVLTLQWQRFFTTLSTAVFGSAIMTVTVDYFIELFLLVQYIYERIKVAPARPVCWYSWVILGIWPLLTTLGVLVQWKVTAEGYSHTEVIISRQQRRVQLMRIKQREDRKEKKKKRRPHHPPPHQHKAHPPEPAYRRKPNPVRRFDGDVLSPVSPAPRSYIQSFRERQTGPALNSLIASTHAVVDLDYDCSSTVPLTTGSGPAVRV
- the TMEM198 gene encoding transmembrane protein 198 isoform X2, which encodes MPLPGVPRAMTATVQTLRFKLLPHEPGQEWGHSCQQEIERRYQVVPSVVCAMCCLFGIIYCFFGYRCFKAVMFLTGLMFGSIIIFMLCYKERVLDTQLSVEASVGIGLGIGVLCGLVTMLVRSVGLFMVGLLLGLLLAVATLVVMEQFYHPPTVWIPIALLLGVGMLFAVLTLQWQRFFTTLSTAVFGSAIMTVTVDYFIELFLLVQYIYERIKVAPARPVCWYSWVILGIWPLLTTLGVLVQWKVTAEGYSHTEVIISRQQRRVQLMRIKQREDRKEKKKKRRPHHPPPHQHKAHPPEPAYRRKPNPVRRFDGDVLSPSYIQSFRERQTGPALNSLIASTHAVVDLDYDCSSTVPLTTGSGPAVRV